A genome region from Flavobacterium sp. CFS9 includes the following:
- the kdpB gene encoding potassium-transporting ATPase subunit KdpB yields MTHNKSTSLFESKQVKEALVQSFVKLNPKLMIKNPVMFTVEIGTAIMFAVCVSILMGAADQGSFIYNLIVFLILLATLLFANFAEAIAEARGKAQADSLRKTREETPARQILPNGEIKNISSSELKKGDVFICESGDLIATDGEIIEGLATIDESAITGESAPVIREAGGDKSSVTGGTKVLSDKIKVIVTSEPGESFLDKMIALVEGASRQKTPNEIALTILLAAFTLIFVIVCVTLKPFADYANAPITIAAFISLFVCLIPTTIGGLLSAIGIAGMDRALRANVITKSGKAVETAGDIDVLLLDKTGTITIGNRKATNFYPAKGVTQEDFIKSAVLSSLADDTPEGKSIVELAGADIASKLSIEGATLIKFTAETRTSGVVLKDGTNIRKGAQDAAKNIALQAGNSFPEDIAQKVIDISSKGGTPLVVIKNNEVQGVIELQDIIKTGMKERFDRLRKMGVKTVMVTGDNPLTAKFIAEAAGVDDFIAEAKPEDKMNYIKNEQNLGKLVAMMGDGTNDAPALAQANVGVAMNSGTQAAKEAGNMVDLDNDPTKLIEIIEIGKQLLMTRGTLTTFSIANDVAKYFAIVPALFITAIPALEGLNIMRLHSPESAILSAVIFNAVIIPILIPLALRGVDYKPIGASAILKRNLLIYGLGGLLVPFIGIKLIDIVVALFM; encoded by the coding sequence ATGACTCATAATAAATCCACTTCATTGTTTGAAAGTAAGCAGGTAAAAGAAGCCTTAGTGCAGTCTTTTGTAAAGCTTAATCCAAAATTGATGATCAAAAATCCGGTAATGTTTACCGTGGAAATAGGAACCGCCATTATGTTTGCTGTTTGTGTTTCCATTTTAATGGGAGCTGCAGATCAGGGTAGTTTCATTTACAACTTAATTGTATTTTTAATTTTACTGGCTACACTTTTGTTTGCTAATTTTGCTGAGGCAATTGCCGAAGCCAGAGGAAAAGCACAAGCCGACAGTTTAAGAAAAACACGTGAGGAAACTCCGGCCAGACAAATTTTACCTAACGGAGAAATCAAAAATATCAGTTCTTCTGAATTGAAAAAAGGAGACGTCTTCATTTGTGAATCAGGCGATTTAATTGCCACTGACGGTGAAATTATCGAAGGATTGGCTACCATTGACGAAAGTGCCATTACCGGAGAAAGTGCCCCTGTAATTAGAGAAGCCGGAGGTGATAAATCCTCTGTAACCGGCGGAACAAAAGTATTATCAGACAAAATCAAAGTAATTGTAACGTCTGAACCGGGTGAAAGCTTCCTGGACAAAATGATTGCTTTGGTTGAAGGTGCAAGCCGTCAGAAAACACCAAACGAAATTGCATTAACCATTTTATTAGCTGCATTTACTTTAATCTTCGTGATTGTGTGCGTTACGCTAAAACCGTTTGCCGACTATGCAAATGCACCCATCACGATTGCAGCTTTCATCTCTTTATTTGTATGTTTAATTCCAACGACAATTGGAGGTCTGCTTTCAGCTATTGGTATCGCGGGTATGGACAGAGCGTTGCGTGCTAACGTTATTACAAAATCAGGAAAAGCAGTTGAAACTGCCGGAGATATTGACGTTTTACTTTTAGATAAAACCGGAACCATCACCATTGGAAACAGAAAAGCAACTAATTTTTATCCTGCAAAAGGAGTTACTCAGGAAGACTTTATAAAATCGGCCGTGCTAAGTTCATTGGCAGATGACACTCCGGAAGGGAAAAGTATCGTAGAATTGGCAGGAGCAGATATTGCCAGTAAATTATCTATTGAAGGTGCTACTTTAATCAAATTTACCGCAGAAACCCGAACTTCCGGAGTTGTTTTAAAAGACGGAACCAATATTAGAAAAGGAGCTCAGGATGCTGCAAAAAACATAGCACTTCAGGCTGGAAACTCTTTCCCGGAAGATATTGCTCAAAAGGTTATTGATATTTCTTCTAAAGGAGGAACGCCATTAGTTGTAATTAAGAACAATGAGGTACAAGGTGTAATCGAATTACAGGATATTATTAAAACGGGAATGAAAGAACGTTTTGACCGTTTGAGAAAAATGGGAGTTAAAACGGTGATGGTAACCGGAGATAATCCGCTTACTGCGAAGTTTATTGCCGAGGCTGCCGGTGTTGATGATTTCATCGCCGAAGCAAAACCTGAGGACAAAATGAACTACATTAAAAACGAGCAAAATCTGGGTAAACTGGTAGCCATGATGGGTGACGGAACTAATGATGCTCCTGCTCTTGCACAAGCTAACGTAGGTGTTGCCATGAACAGTGGAACCCAGGCCGCTAAAGAAGCCGGAAACATGGTGGATCTTGATAACGATCCAACAAAATTAATCGAGATTATCGAAATTGGTAAGCAGTTATTAATGACCCGAGGAACTTTAACCACTTTCTCTATTGCCAATGACGTAGCGAAATATTTTGCTATTGTCCCTGCCCTTTTCATCACGGCAATCCCGGCTTTGGAAGGTTTAAATATCATGCGTCTGCACAGTCCGGAAAGTGCCATTTTATCGGCTGTAATTTTTAACGCGGTGATTATTCCTATATTGATTCCATTAGCCTTAAGAGGTGTTGATTATAAACCAATCGGAGCAAGTGCGATCTTAAAAAGAAACTTATTGATCTATGGTTTAGGCGGACTGCTTGTGCCTTTTATCGGAATTAAGTTAATTGATATAGTTGTTGCTCTATTTATGTAA